Genomic window (Paucidesulfovibrio gracilis DSM 16080):
GACGCGTTGTTCACGCGGCAGGCCGGGCGCCTGCTGCTGGAATCGAACCAGCTGAAGTTTGCGTTTCCCCATCGGTTTTCCTGCCTGCCCGAGCCGGATGGTTCGCAGGATGTGGTTTGCTCGTTTGCGGTGCTCGAGCATGTGCGCGCCCCGGAACGGGCCGTGGCGGAAACACGGCGCATCCTCCGTCCTGGAGGCGTGGCCGTCATGCAAGTGACCACGCAGGACCACCGCTCTTTCGGTGTTGCCGGAGACCATACCCCCATCTCGTATCGGCGGCATTCCGAAGAAGAGTGGGAGACCATCACCGCGAACACGTTTTATCAAAACCGGCTGGCCCCGTTTCAATGGCGTGAATTGTTTGAGGCGCAGGGGTTCCGGATGCTGGAATACCGCGTCTTGAAGCAGTACGTTGCCCCGAAGCAGGAGTTGGATGAGCTGCATCCCGATTTTCGGGGCTGGTCCCGTGAGCAGCAACAGGAAATGGATTGCCTTATTGTGGCGGCCAGGGATTGAGCCGCTGTAACCTGTCAGACTATTGCAAGGACTGTCATGGGCGAGAACATCACCAGAAAAATCATCGGCGCGCACCGGCTTTCCGGGGAGATGACGCCGGGAAGCGAGATCGGGCTTCGCATTGATCAAACGCTGACCCAGGATGCCACCGGAACCATGGCCTGCCTGCAATTCGAGGCCGTGGGCCTGGATCGGGTGCAGACCGAGCTTTCCGTCAGCTATGTGGACCACAACACGCTGCAAATGGGTTTTCGCAACCCGGACGACCACCGCTATCTGCGGACCATGGCCGCGCGCTACGGCATTGTGTTTTCCCCGCCCGGCACCGGGATTTGCCACCAGCTGCACCTGGAGAATTTTGCCCGCCCCGGCAAGACCTTGATCGGATCGGATTCCCATACGCCCACGGCGGGCGGCGTGGGCAGTCTGGCCATGGGGGCTGGCGGGCTTTCCGTGGCGCTGGCCATGGCCGGAGAACCGTATACCATTTCCATGCCCAAGGTGGTGCGCGTGCAGCTCACCGGCCGTCTTTCGGGCTGGGCCGCGGGCAAGGACGTAATCCTTGAACTTCTGCGTCGGCTCACGGTCAAGGGCGGCGTGGGCAAGGTTTTTGAGTTCGCCGGACCCGGCGTGGCCTCGCTCACCGTGCCTGAACGCGCCACCATCACCAACATGGGCGCGGAACTGGGAGCCACCACCTCCATCTTCCCCTCGGACGAGCGAACCCGCGAATTCTTCCGCATCATGGGCCGCGAGGACGAATGGACGGAATTGGTGGCGGATGCGGACGCGGAATATGACGAGACCATTGAGATCAACCTTTCTGACCTGGAACCGTTGGTGGCGCAGCCCCACATGCCCGACAGGGTGGTACCCGTGCGCGAACTGGCCGGGCTGCCCGTGAGCCAGGTGGCCATCGGCTCCTGTACCAACTCGTCCTATGCGGACCTGAAGACCACGGTCCAGGTGCTCCAGGGCCGACGTCTGCCGCCGGAAACCGATTTGCTGGTTTCCCCGGGGTCCAAGCAGGTGCTCAAGATGCTGGCCGCGGAAGGGCTGGTGGAACCGCTGCTGGACGCGGGGGCGCGGCTTTTGGAATGTTCCTGCGGACCCTGCATCGGCATGGGCGGCTCTCCGGTGAGCCAGGGCGTGAGCGTGCGCACCTTTAACCGCAACTTTGAGGGCCGGTCCGGCACCAAGGACGCCCAGGTCTATCTGGCCAGCCCCCAGACCGCCGTGAATCTGGCCCTGGCCGGAAAGTTCACGGACCCGGCCGAGTGGGGCGCGGCTCCCGAGCGGGTGGAATTGCCGCAAACCGCGCCCAGCATCCGGCATCTGTTCATTTTCCCGCCGGAGAACGGTTCTGACGTGGAAATCCTGCGCGGACCGAACATCGTCCCCCTGGAAAAGTTCGATGCCCTGCCCGAGGTGATCGAGGCAGGCGTCAAGCTCAAGGTCGGCGACGACATCACCACGGACCACATCCTCCCGGCCGGAGCGCAGATCACGGCCCTGCGGTCCAATATCCCGGCCATCAGCCAGTACATCTTCAGCCGGGTGGATGAGCAGTTCGTTCCCCGCATCCTTGAGGCCGGAGGCGGCATAATCCTGGGCGGGGAGAACTACGGCCAGGGTTCCAGCCGCGAACATGCGGCCCTCGGTCCCCGTCATCTGGGCGTGCGCGCCGTGATCGTCAAATCCCTGGCCCGGATTCACCGCGCCAACCTCGTGAACTTCGGCATCCTGCCCTTGCTGCTGGTGCGGCCTGAGGATTACGACCGTCTGGAACAGGACAGCGAGTTGCGCATCCGAACCGCGGCGATTGCGCCCGGCGCAACGTTTGAGATCGAGGTTTCCGGCGCGGAAAGCGTGGACGTGACAAATGATTTGACGGAAAAGGAACTGAATATTATCAAGGCAGGCGGTCTTTTGAACTTTGTGCGCGAGGCCTCGCGCGCCTAGCTTTCCCAAGCTCAACCACAGGCATCAAGGACGCTTCCAATGCTCGACAAAATGCGGGAAAACGCCCAAAGCTGGGGCATTAAGATACTCTTCGGCATCATCATCCTTGCCTTTATCTTCGCCTTCGGCTCCCCTCAGGATTCCGGCGAAACCGTGGTGGCCTATGTGAACGGCGACCCCATCGGCGTGGACGATTTCCAGAAGAGTCTGCCGCGCACCGCGAACCAGAATCCGGACATCAAACGGTCCGTGCTGTTTCAAATGGTCAATGAACTGCTCTTCCAGCAGGTGGCCCGGGAAAACGGCATCACGGTTTCCGATGCGGAACTGGTCCGGCAGATCAACGCCAATCCCCAGTTTCAGACCAATGGCGCGTTCGACCTGGAACGCTATAAGACCATCATGGGGGGACACCCCGAAGACTTTGAACACCGTCAGCGGCTGAACCTGCTCATGGGCAAGGTCAACCGGTTCGCCGCGTTGCCCGCCATGCCCAGCCAGGAACAGGTGCGCGGTCTGTTCCTCTGGCAGAACGAACAGGCCGTGGTGGAGTACGGCGCGGTCAACCCCCTGAATTTTCTGAATCAGGTCGAGGCGCACGCCGACGAAATCAAGGCATATTACGAAAAGAACCAGGCGGCCTTTACGCAGCCCGCCAAGGCCGACTTCCAATACGTGACCTTTACTCCGGCGGCTCTGGCCCCGAATCAGACCGTCACGGAAGAGGAAATCCAGACGTATTACGATGAAGTGGGGCAGACCTTGATCAGCGAAAAACGCTATCAGTTCCGCCACTTGCTTCTGCCCATGGGACCGCAGCCCACGCAGGAGGACTTCAACGCCCTCCAGAAAAAAATGGAAGGCATCCAAAAGCGTTTGGAGCAGGGCGACGCGTTTCAGGATCTGGCCAAGGAATTCGCGCTTGCCGAAGATCCCGCACCCGGCCAAGCCATCTGGATGAAGCCCGCAGAAATGCCGCAGCCCGTAGCCAACGCCCTGACCGGGTTGGAAAACGGCGAAGTGAGTCAGCCCTTGGTCACCAAGGCCGGACTTCAGCTTGTGCAGCTGGTGGACAAAGAATTGCCCCGCCCCCTGACCCTGGAAGAGGCTCGTCCCATCATCCAAAAGCAGCTCGCCCAGGAAAAGGCCTCCAAGGTGCTTGGCGACAAGCTGGAGGAGACCATTTCCCAGATGAATCAGGGCGTGGAACTGGACCAGATTGCGGAAAATCTCAACCTTTCCATTGGTGAATCCGGCCCTCTGACCCGCGAGGAACTGGTGGCGGAATTCGGACTCAGCGATGAAGCCGCGGACACCCTCGTGACCCTCATGGACGGCACCACCACCAAGACGCCGCTGCGCCTCGGCAACGGCGGATATCTGGTGGCCCGCAAGACCGCGGAGCTGCCCGAGGTGGTCATGCCCATGGAACAGGTCAGTGAGCAGATTGCTGCGGACATCCGCCGTAAAAAGGCTGCGGAACTCGCCAAGGAAAAGGCCGAGGAAATTCTCGTGCAGGCCTCCAAGGGCCAGGAGCCGGACCTCGGGGTACTTTCCGTGTCCATGCATCGGAGTGAACCGTTCGTGCGCTCCGGTCAGCTTCAGGGCATTCAGGTGGATCCTGCGCTGACGAATGAGGCGTTTACAGTGCAGCCCGGAAACTGGTTGCCTTCCGTCTATACCTCGTCCGCGGGGTTCGTTGTGGCTCGTCTTGTGGAAAAGCTGCCTGCCTCTGAGGAGCTTTGGGAACAGCAGCGCGAAGGCTGGAAGGACGCGGCCCGTGAGATCTACCGGCGTGAAGTTTATCAGGCCATGGGCAATTCCCTGTTCGAACGGGCCAACAACCAAGGCGGCATCGAACTGATCCGTCCTGACCTGTTGAACTAAACGTCATCCAATCAGCAGAAAAAACAACAAGGGGAAGGGCCGCGGCTCTTCCTCTTTTTTTTTGAGCATGGTTCAGGGGGGGCGCCACCAGGCAACGCGTGACCCGGGAATGAACAATGGAGCGGCCAAGCTGTGACGTTCGGCTTTGACCATTGGCTTGTGCAACGTGAGGTCGCACCGCACCGGTTTGCCGCCAAAAAAAGCGCCCATGACGCAAAATCATGGGCGCTTTGGTGTATATGTCCGGACGGATCAGGAGCGCAGACGGCG
Coding sequences:
- a CDS encoding SurA N-terminal domain-containing protein, whose protein sequence is MLDKMRENAQSWGIKILFGIIILAFIFAFGSPQDSGETVVAYVNGDPIGVDDFQKSLPRTANQNPDIKRSVLFQMVNELLFQQVARENGITVSDAELVRQINANPQFQTNGAFDLERYKTIMGGHPEDFEHRQRLNLLMGKVNRFAALPAMPSQEQVRGLFLWQNEQAVVEYGAVNPLNFLNQVEAHADEIKAYYEKNQAAFTQPAKADFQYVTFTPAALAPNQTVTEEEIQTYYDEVGQTLISEKRYQFRHLLLPMGPQPTQEDFNALQKKMEGIQKRLEQGDAFQDLAKEFALAEDPAPGQAIWMKPAEMPQPVANALTGLENGEVSQPLVTKAGLQLVQLVDKELPRPLTLEEARPIIQKQLAQEKASKVLGDKLEETISQMNQGVELDQIAENLNLSIGESGPLTREELVAEFGLSDEAADTLVTLMDGTTTKTPLRLGNGGYLVARKTAELPEVVMPMEQVSEQIAADIRRKKAAELAKEKAEEILVQASKGQEPDLGVLSVSMHRSEPFVRSGQLQGIQVDPALTNEAFTVQPGNWLPSVYTSSAGFVVARLVEKLPASEELWEQQREGWKDAAREIYRREVYQAMGNSLFERANNQGGIELIRPDLLN
- a CDS encoding aconitate hydratase is translated as MGENITRKIIGAHRLSGEMTPGSEIGLRIDQTLTQDATGTMACLQFEAVGLDRVQTELSVSYVDHNTLQMGFRNPDDHRYLRTMAARYGIVFSPPGTGICHQLHLENFARPGKTLIGSDSHTPTAGGVGSLAMGAGGLSVALAMAGEPYTISMPKVVRVQLTGRLSGWAAGKDVILELLRRLTVKGGVGKVFEFAGPGVASLTVPERATITNMGAELGATTSIFPSDERTREFFRIMGREDEWTELVADADAEYDETIEINLSDLEPLVAQPHMPDRVVPVRELAGLPVSQVAIGSCTNSSYADLKTTVQVLQGRRLPPETDLLVSPGSKQVLKMLAAEGLVEPLLDAGARLLECSCGPCIGMGGSPVSQGVSVRTFNRNFEGRSGTKDAQVYLASPQTAVNLALAGKFTDPAEWGAAPERVELPQTAPSIRHLFIFPPENGSDVEILRGPNIVPLEKFDALPEVIEAGVKLKVGDDITTDHILPAGAQITALRSNIPAISQYIFSRVDEQFVPRILEAGGGIILGGENYGQGSSREHAALGPRHLGVRAVIVKSLARIHRANLVNFGILPLLLVRPEDYDRLEQDSELRIRTAAIAPGATFEIEVSGAESVDVTNDLTEKELNIIKAGGLLNFVREASRA